In the genome of Paenibacillus sp. FSL R5-0766, one region contains:
- a CDS encoding PBP1A family penicillin-binding protein, with protein MLKHRGKRWMYYIFDAAVVVVLILTLFYLYLITYGEGILRNRPEAMQVASSTIITNAEGTEISRLHTQTKGYSEYAELNAMPDLLKMAFLATEDRRFYNHDGLDFIGLGRAIMQDILHMNLSQGGSSITQQLARNLYLNGDKTLSRKVNEISIAMALEKKYSKDEILEMYLNQIYMGRQQYGVKAAAWRYFGIKDMHQLKLWQIATLAGMPKGPSIYNPVDHPDLSKQRRAVILGLMHEQGLITRKQMLQARDVDFTPPETVLNAATSPGLSEPAYVSAVDAVIQEASRLTGKSEAEIQSAGWVIQTGLDEQAQLAMEETFADATRFPDDRQDEQVQASMVIIDQHNGEVKAMMGGRNPLKGGINRAIMDARQPGSSFKPIIAYGPALESGKFKPESILPDKRMQYGSYQPSNLGGRYSGSIAMSQALQKSINAPAVWLLHETGLNDAHQFAARLGIELGKEDLNLSIALGGVHQGVSPMKMAQAYTVFANHGKLNTAHLIRKITDSQGRTIFAHKSENKQVISSSTANAMTRMLQNVVSQGTGSRAQLGQHKVAGKTGTTQAALPGVGREANRDLWFVGYTSNWTAAVWMGFDHTDVKHYMRSGSGVAAELFATVMRRATQ; from the coding sequence ATGTTGAAGCACAGGGGCAAGCGATGGATGTATTATATTTTTGATGCCGCAGTGGTTGTAGTTTTGATATTGACCCTTTTCTATCTCTATCTGATTACTTATGGCGAAGGAATACTTCGCAATCGTCCAGAGGCCATGCAGGTGGCCTCTTCAACCATTATTACGAATGCAGAGGGGACCGAAATTTCGAGGTTGCATACGCAGACCAAAGGGTATTCCGAATATGCTGAACTGAACGCTATGCCAGATTTATTAAAGATGGCTTTTTTGGCTACAGAAGATCGACGTTTCTACAACCATGATGGACTGGATTTCATCGGACTTGGCAGAGCCATTATGCAAGACATCTTACATATGAATCTGAGTCAGGGAGGAAGCTCCATTACGCAGCAACTGGCAAGAAATCTGTATTTGAATGGGGATAAAACGTTGAGTCGAAAGGTGAATGAGATATCGATTGCAATGGCCCTGGAGAAGAAGTATAGCAAGGATGAAATTCTGGAAATGTATCTGAATCAGATCTACATGGGACGCCAGCAGTATGGTGTAAAAGCGGCAGCCTGGCGGTATTTCGGAATTAAGGATATGCACCAATTGAAACTATGGCAGATTGCTACATTGGCGGGAATGCCCAAAGGTCCATCCATATACAATCCAGTAGATCATCCTGATCTTTCCAAACAAAGACGTGCCGTTATCCTTGGACTCATGCATGAACAGGGACTAATTACACGAAAGCAGATGCTCCAAGCCCGTGACGTCGATTTCACGCCGCCTGAAACCGTATTAAATGCAGCAACTTCACCGGGCTTGAGCGAGCCCGCATATGTGTCTGCCGTGGATGCTGTGATTCAGGAGGCTTCTCGGCTCACAGGTAAAAGTGAAGCAGAGATTCAATCGGCAGGTTGGGTTATTCAAACTGGGCTAGACGAACAGGCACAACTGGCGATGGAAGAAACATTTGCAGACGCTACCCGATTCCCCGATGATCGCCAAGACGAGCAGGTCCAGGCAAGTATGGTTATTATCGACCAGCACAACGGTGAAGTGAAAGCAATGATGGGTGGACGTAATCCTTTAAAAGGGGGCATCAACCGGGCGATTATGGATGCAAGGCAGCCAGGCTCTTCTTTTAAACCGATTATTGCATATGGCCCTGCGTTGGAGTCGGGGAAGTTCAAGCCAGAGAGCATACTACCGGATAAACGCATGCAATATGGCAGCTATCAACCTTCCAATCTCGGTGGGCGTTACAGTGGTTCAATTGCCATGTCCCAAGCCTTGCAAAAGTCCATCAATGCCCCAGCCGTATGGCTGCTTCATGAGACCGGACTGAACGATGCACATCAATTTGCAGCGCGGCTCGGTATTGAACTGGGGAAAGAAGATCTAAACCTCTCAATTGCCTTGGGAGGTGTGCATCAGGGAGTGTCGCCAATGAAGATGGCGCAGGCCTATACGGTGTTTGCGAATCATGGGAAATTGAATACAGCCCATCTGATACGCAAGATTACAGATTCACAAGGACGGACAATATTTGCTCATAAGTCGGAAAATAAGCAGGTAATCTCCTCCAGTACGGCGAATGCCATGACCAGAATGCTGCAAAATGTAGTCAGTCAGGGAACAGGAAGCCGGGCACAACTCGGTCAGCACAAGGTAGCAGGGAAAACGGGAACAACACAGGCTGCATTACCTGGTGTGGGAAGAGAGGCTAATCGGGATCTATGGTTTGTGGGCTATACGAGTAACTGGACTGCGGCGGTCTGGATGGGATTTGATCATACGGATGTAAAACATTATATGAGATCAGGAAGTGGTGTTGCAGCGGAGTTGTTCGCGACGGTAATGAGACGTGCTACCCAATAG
- a CDS encoding DUF2569 domain-containing protein: MNYKYRNSELDTSSLQPKSGIRPERPGISGLGGWIILIQIGLWVSLVLLFADMSQVNVILDPVRWEGVRGVDPELYTEGIRPLLWFGVISSVILLIVVIVNLVLLYKKKKQFPRMMIILYIANVLIGIVTWILIARIEVPREQHVLDPTSAFNLTIRSLLTCCIFIPYFLKSVRVKNTFVK; encoded by the coding sequence ATGAACTATAAATATAGGAACTCGGAACTGGATACAAGCTCGCTGCAGCCTAAGAGTGGTATCAGACCGGAACGGCCTGGCATCTCCGGATTAGGCGGCTGGATCATTTTAATTCAAATTGGCCTATGGGTCTCACTGGTGCTTCTGTTCGCGGATATGTCGCAGGTAAATGTCATTTTGGATCCGGTAAGATGGGAGGGTGTTCGTGGTGTCGATCCGGAACTTTATACTGAAGGGATACGCCCGCTCCTTTGGTTCGGGGTTATAAGCAGCGTCATTTTACTAATAGTTGTTATCGTGAATCTCGTATTGTTGTATAAGAAAAAGAAACAGTTTCCGCGCATGATGATTATTCTGTACATTGCAAATGTATTGATTGGAATTGTGACATGGATCTTGATCGCACGAATCGAAGTTCCAAGAGAGCAGCATGTGCTCGATCCAACATCAGCATTTAATTTAACAATCCGATCGCTTCTGACGTGCTGTATCTTCATTCCATATTTCCTAAAGTCGGTACGTGTGAAAAATACGTTTGTGAAGTAA
- a CDS encoding threonine/serine exporter family protein, which produces MLHFIEQALTSFVASAAFGIIFNAPRRMLLHGGFVGMIGWIIYIVLEYAADAVPATLAATIAVGVISQVFSRMFRAPVIIFSVAGIIPLVPGGLAYNAMRSFVQNDYSAAMEMAAKALMLSGAIAVGLVLSEVLNQMIRRIPASLRTKSSSK; this is translated from the coding sequence ATGCTCCATTTTATTGAACAAGCCTTAACCAGTTTTGTCGCTTCAGCCGCGTTTGGAATCATCTTCAACGCACCACGGCGCATGCTGCTCCACGGTGGATTTGTCGGCATGATCGGCTGGATTATCTATATCGTGCTTGAATATGCAGCAGATGCGGTGCCTGCTACACTTGCAGCGACCATAGCCGTAGGTGTCATCAGCCAGGTATTCTCTCGCATGTTTCGCGCACCCGTTATCATCTTCAGCGTCGCAGGCATCATTCCTCTGGTTCCTGGTGGACTCGCGTATAATGCGATGCGAAGTTTTGTGCAAAATGACTACAGTGCCGCTATGGAGATGGCAGCCAAAGCACTCATGTTATCCGGCGCTATTGCCGTAGGCCTGGTGCTCTCCGAGGTATTAAACCAGATGATACGCCGAATTCCTGCCTCACTGCGGACCAAATCATCATCGAAATGA
- a CDS encoding threonine/serine exporter family protein, translating into MIGNNPTEQSRVIAICLLAGKIMLQSGGETYRVEDTMKRMAAALGLPHSHSYVVPTGIFFSVDATEPAKLIRISERTTDLDKVSEVNAVSRRIGQGELSAQEAHDLLVQIEGKPSSYSTAVQLTAAALSSGCFTIMFGGGWSDFLPALICGGIGYAAVIAFHRLVRVKFFAELTASFVIGLLAFLLIYMGVGHERDKIIIGSVMPLVPGLLITNAVRDLMAGHLVSGLSKGAEAFLTAFAIGTGIAVVFSLFM; encoded by the coding sequence ATGATTGGCAACAACCCTACTGAACAATCCCGCGTGATTGCAATCTGTCTGCTCGCAGGCAAAATCATGCTGCAAAGCGGTGGTGAAACCTACCGTGTGGAAGATACGATGAAACGTATGGCGGCTGCGCTGGGTCTACCCCATTCGCACAGTTACGTTGTTCCGACAGGCATCTTTTTCTCTGTTGATGCAACCGAACCCGCCAAGCTGATTCGCATCTCCGAACGTACGACAGATTTGGACAAGGTGTCTGAGGTGAATGCGGTCTCCCGTCGCATCGGACAAGGTGAGCTTTCCGCTCAGGAAGCTCATGATCTGTTGGTACAGATCGAAGGCAAGCCCTCCTCCTATTCAACGGCTGTGCAGCTTACGGCCGCAGCGTTATCCAGTGGTTGTTTTACCATTATGTTTGGCGGGGGCTGGAGCGACTTTCTTCCGGCGCTAATCTGCGGAGGCATAGGCTACGCTGCCGTTATTGCCTTTCACCGATTGGTGCGGGTCAAATTCTTTGCCGAGCTTACGGCATCCTTTGTTATTGGCTTACTCGCTTTTCTCCTGATCTATATGGGAGTCGGTCATGAACGGGACAAAATCATCATTGGTTCGGTTATGCCGTTGGTTCCGGGTCTGCTGATTACCAATGCTGTACGCGACCTGATGGCCGGACACCTGGTCTCCGGATTATCCAAGGGAGCCGAGGCATTTCTGACTGCTTTTGCCATAGGTACAGGCATTGCAGTTGTATTTTCACTTTTTATGTAA
- a CDS encoding S66 peptidase family protein, whose product MNNRSIRYPQPLAQGDMIGVAAPSSGVGESLYHYLEESKRNMERLGFGVMESPSLRHNTKCVSASKEERAEEMNAFFRKPNIQAIIPPWGGEFLMDILPLLDWEALKTLPPKWVMGYSDISTFLFAYTLITGTASTHGTNYVDLRSNTLDPVTARWIDVLQTKYGGQITQSSSTHYQSAWKPDLPGFNLDTPSLWKQLGHSEDADTAVSFSGRLIGGCMDTITCLIGTPYAPVQSYLDQYCAEEGTIWYLESCEMNAGDIYRHLWQMKQAGWFAGVKGFMFGRPAGYSDTADFNFTDALSSALGDLDVPVLYDVDLGHVPPQLTFVNGALGKVAYENGCGSLEMAFV is encoded by the coding sequence ATGAATAATCGTTCTATCCGTTATCCGCAACCACTCGCGCAAGGAGACATGATCGGTGTGGCAGCCCCCTCCAGCGGTGTAGGCGAATCCCTATACCATTATCTTGAGGAGAGCAAACGCAATATGGAGCGCCTTGGTTTTGGCGTGATGGAAAGCCCATCGCTCCGCCACAACACCAAATGTGTCAGTGCCTCCAAAGAGGAACGCGCCGAAGAGATGAATGCATTTTTCCGCAAGCCAAATATTCAAGCGATTATCCCTCCATGGGGTGGGGAATTCCTCATGGATATCCTTCCCCTGCTGGATTGGGAAGCTTTAAAAACATTGCCGCCCAAATGGGTCATGGGATATTCGGATATCAGTACGTTCCTGTTCGCTTATACCCTGATCACCGGAACAGCATCCACACATGGCACCAATTATGTTGATCTAAGATCAAATACCCTCGACCCCGTGACTGCGCGCTGGATTGATGTGTTACAGACCAAATACGGCGGACAGATCACACAATCGTCTTCCACACATTATCAATCGGCATGGAAACCCGATCTACCTGGATTCAATCTGGATACACCTTCCCTCTGGAAACAGCTCGGCCACTCGGAAGATGCAGATACCGCTGTGTCGTTCTCCGGTCGGCTGATCGGCGGTTGTATGGATACGATCACTTGTCTGATTGGTACGCCGTATGCACCCGTCCAATCGTATTTGGATCAGTATTGTGCTGAAGAAGGAACGATCTGGTACCTAGAGAGCTGTGAGATGAACGCGGGGGATATCTACCGTCATCTGTGGCAGATGAAACAGGCTGGCTGGTTTGCAGGTGTAAAAGGCTTCATGTTCGGCCGACCTGCGGGTTATTCCGATACAGCCGATTTCAATTTTACCGATGCCCTATCCTCTGCACTTGGGGATCTGGATGTCCCTGTACTGTACGATGTGGATCTCGGCCATGTTCCACCCCAGCTCACCTTTGTGAATGGAGCATTAGGCAAAGTCGCTTATGAAAATGGATGCGGGAGCCTCGAGATGGCGTTTGTGTAA
- a CDS encoding DUF4179 domain-containing protein: MTDEQNSFDTLEERLNARKTEYETMPVPDSAAYQAVQSGIRQAARKRKSRLRWYMSSISAAAFILLFTGCIRVSPAFASFVEQLPGMEGIVSMIRQDKGLMMAIDKSLLQQVGVTDEHDGTSLTVDGIITDESRMVIFYTMKGMKDPEKFNYDIDLLDENGKDLPVAFTHAYPTPSPDENVNENMIDVIFTDGTSPPEELSVVFKARDTTRAEKWKITFPVDKNLTKGMKKVIPVNQTLTVDGQRIDVKQATLYPTRLVLDVNFDPKNTKKVFGLSDLQLVDEQGRAWRTDTSTGGDERSIYFESMYFSIPKKLTLQGSGFSGLDKKDLDLSLDLKSRQITGGPPGLKMLGSKVEGKNLIIDFSVADSMNGGYVLAFNNVTDSAGKSYEVPGSSWSSGEGTDDSHTIVSSTVENGAKMQGKIQMHISTYPMKVKSPFSLDIPVNP, encoded by the coding sequence ATGACGGATGAACAAAACTCATTCGACACATTGGAAGAACGTCTGAATGCTCGAAAGACGGAGTACGAAACAATGCCTGTGCCCGATTCCGCCGCCTATCAGGCTGTGCAGTCCGGAATCCGCCAGGCTGCCCGTAAGCGAAAGTCCCGGCTGCGCTGGTACATGAGTTCCATCTCGGCAGCGGCCTTCATCCTGCTGTTTACCGGATGTATCCGTGTCTCTCCCGCTTTTGCATCCTTCGTGGAGCAATTGCCCGGTATGGAAGGCATTGTGAGTATGATTCGCCAGGACAAAGGATTAATGATGGCCATCGATAAGTCCCTCTTACAGCAGGTCGGTGTCACCGACGAGCATGATGGTACTTCCTTGACCGTTGATGGCATTATCACAGACGAGTCACGTATGGTTATTTTTTACACGATGAAAGGCATGAAAGATCCCGAGAAATTCAACTATGATATTGATCTGCTCGATGAGAACGGTAAAGATCTTCCAGTTGCGTTTACTCACGCTTATCCAACACCTTCACCAGACGAGAATGTGAATGAGAATATGATAGACGTGATCTTCACGGATGGAACCTCTCCTCCTGAAGAGCTGAGCGTCGTGTTTAAGGCCAGAGATACAACGCGTGCAGAAAAGTGGAAAATAACGTTCCCGGTAGACAAGAATCTTACCAAAGGCATGAAAAAAGTTATTCCCGTCAATCAGACGTTAACGGTGGATGGGCAGCGTATTGATGTGAAACAGGCTACTCTGTATCCAACCCGTCTTGTACTTGATGTGAATTTTGATCCAAAGAATACCAAAAAGGTATTTGGGCTCAGCGATCTTCAACTGGTCGACGAACAAGGTCGCGCGTGGAGAACAGATACCTCGACAGGTGGAGATGAACGCTCCATTTACTTCGAAAGCATGTACTTCTCCATACCGAAAAAGCTGACCTTGCAGGGATCTGGCTTCTCGGGATTGGATAAAAAGGATCTGGATCTTTCCCTTGATCTGAAGTCACGCCAGATTACAGGTGGCCCTCCTGGATTGAAGATGCTTGGTAGCAAGGTTGAAGGCAAGAATCTAATTATCGACTTTTCTGTTGCTGATAGTATGAACGGCGGGTACGTTCTGGCTTTCAATAATGTTACGGACAGTGCAGGGAAATCATATGAAGTTCCTGGCTCCAGTTGGAGTAGCGGAGAGGGAACGGATGACAGTCATACGATCGTTTCCTCTACTGTCGAAAATGGAGCCAAGATGCAGGGGAAAATCCAAATGCACATTTCCACCTATCCAATGAAAGTGAAGTCCCCATTCTCGTTGGATATTCCTGTGAATCCTTAA
- a CDS encoding sigma-70 family RNA polymerase sigma factor, translating into MTPTQLTIAAKKGDAEAFAALMELHQSQLYRIAYAYLHNEGDALEAIQESTFRAFHKLKKLKEPSYFGTWLIRILLNYCADERKRKSRLSPVTEIIESSSWDRPADPDLAAAVSTLDRDCKQIIILSYFEGFSLTEVADILEIPTGTVKSRLHRALGQLRDQLETKGDVSS; encoded by the coding sequence GTGACCCCTACTCAGCTCACCATAGCCGCAAAAAAAGGGGATGCCGAGGCTTTTGCAGCCTTAATGGAATTACATCAGAGCCAACTGTACCGTATCGCCTATGCCTACCTGCATAACGAAGGTGATGCGCTCGAAGCGATTCAGGAATCAACGTTCAGGGCCTTCCATAAACTCAAAAAATTAAAAGAGCCCTCCTACTTTGGCACTTGGCTCATCCGCATACTGCTCAACTACTGCGCGGACGAACGCAAACGTAAAAGTCGGCTCAGTCCCGTCACCGAGATTATTGAATCCAGCAGTTGGGATCGTCCTGCGGACCCCGATCTTGCTGCCGCCGTATCCACTCTTGACCGGGATTGCAAACAGATTATTATTCTAAGTTATTTCGAAGGTTTCTCCTTAACTGAAGTTGCCGATATTCTCGAAATCCCGACCGGAACCGTAAAATCTCGATTACATCGGGCGCTCGGACAGCTCCGTGATCAACTTGAAACGAAGGGAGATGTATCCTCATGA
- a CDS encoding ankyrin repeat domain-containing protein has product MNHAEQMNQLFQAAQAGDVANLQLLLASHPELTNIENQDGLTPLGYASHYGQAEVVRLLLEHGADVNNLSHSKISFIPSNTALHAALAGERSPEVIQLLLEHGASTGILDSDGQYALHSAAFHTDQIELIEMLLQHGADPNVLNSAG; this is encoded by the coding sequence ATGAATCATGCAGAACAGATGAATCAATTATTTCAGGCTGCACAGGCTGGAGATGTGGCCAACCTGCAATTATTGCTCGCTTCTCACCCGGAACTCACCAATATTGAAAATCAGGATGGGTTAACTCCGCTGGGATATGCCTCTCATTATGGACAAGCAGAAGTAGTTCGTCTTCTTCTGGAGCATGGAGCAGATGTTAACAACCTTTCTCATTCCAAGATTTCCTTTATCCCGTCCAATACTGCACTACATGCCGCGCTTGCGGGAGAACGTTCACCAGAAGTTATCCAACTTTTGCTCGAACATGGGGCATCCACGGGTATTCTGGACAGCGATGGACAATATGCGTTGCACTCCGCAGCATTTCATACGGATCAGATCGAACTTATCGAGATGTTACTTCAGCATGGAGCTGATCCAAACGTGCTAAACTCAGCGGGCTAG
- a CDS encoding GNAT family N-acetyltransferase: MSPRHLNGFQGSKVRLAAPCPEDCMRLSRFTDDYEYLRNMDTDIAIPLTPDETGSSSVRRDNGFEFALRTLEGNRFIGFTALYRIEWNNRSARLAIGIGEENDRGKGYGSDALALILRYGFHELNLNRIALEVIEYNEAARRAYLKAGFREEGRQRSAVLRDGMHYDLISMSILAEEWSAQSGLPLSFQSTHTTQSGEMDAGGFAQRNGNEQAALSLSELSSDPKGESEISPRIGVGAVILNERGEVLLAWRNRQPEQHTWSIPGGKVDPYESLETAVIREIKEEVNLDIAIDSLLCTAETIQPQQKEHWISVLYSTKVIGGHARNLEEGGAIGEIGWFPLHDLPSPLACFAVPGLEAVKKLYNESLLNSNISSDGGIPL, encoded by the coding sequence ATGTCTCCACGTCATTTAAATGGTTTTCAAGGTTCCAAAGTCAGATTAGCGGCCCCATGCCCGGAAGATTGCATGCGTCTCTCCCGCTTCACAGACGATTATGAATATTTACGCAACATGGATACCGATATCGCGATCCCGTTAACGCCGGATGAGACAGGGTCCTCCTCTGTCCGCCGAGACAACGGATTTGAATTTGCATTACGTACACTGGAGGGTAATCGATTCATTGGATTCACAGCCCTCTACCGAATTGAATGGAACAATCGCTCCGCTCGTCTTGCCATTGGCATCGGTGAAGAAAATGATCGGGGGAAAGGATACGGAAGCGACGCTCTGGCTCTGATTCTTCGGTATGGCTTCCACGAATTGAACCTGAACCGAATTGCGCTGGAAGTCATCGAATACAATGAAGCCGCGAGACGTGCGTACCTAAAAGCTGGATTCCGGGAAGAGGGTCGCCAGCGTTCTGCAGTTTTGCGGGATGGCATGCATTATGACCTGATCTCGATGAGTATTCTTGCGGAAGAATGGTCGGCACAGTCTGGGCTTCCCTTGTCATTCCAGTCTACTCACACTACTCAATCTGGGGAAATGGACGCGGGTGGTTTTGCACAACGTAATGGGAACGAACAAGCTGCGCTGTCCCTGTCGGAATTAAGTTCAGATCCAAAAGGTGAATCTGAAATTTCACCTCGCATCGGCGTAGGCGCGGTCATCCTGAATGAACGGGGCGAAGTGCTTCTCGCCTGGCGGAATCGTCAGCCCGAACAGCACACCTGGAGTATTCCCGGCGGGAAAGTAGATCCCTACGAATCACTGGAGACTGCCGTCATCCGTGAAATCAAGGAGGAAGTGAATCTGGATATCGCCATCGATAGTCTGCTCTGTACGGCGGAGACGATCCAGCCACAACAGAAGGAACATTGGATATCCGTGCTCTATTCCACCAAGGTGATTGGCGGTCATGCTCGTAATCTGGAAGAAGGCGGAGCTATCGGTGAGATCGGCTGGTTTCCGCTCCATGATCTGCCCTCTCCACTCGCCTGCTTTGCGGTACCTGGGCTGGAAGCTGTGAAGAAGCTATATAATGAATCCCTTTTAAATTCTAATATCTCATCAGATGGAGGTATTCCTTTATGA
- the flgB gene encoding flagellar basal body rod protein FlgB, with the protein MIETNTTRRNESLLQALTAQHNAITNNIANADTPNYKKKTVEFQEELRRIVENGKTDQLAMKRTHNKHFPVSDPNSSIVQYRIVENNETTMNNNNNNVDIDKEMANLSENQLMYNYMVDRVSGHYKKMKNLLNDLK; encoded by the coding sequence GTGATCGAAACGAATACGACAAGACGTAACGAATCACTGTTACAAGCGCTTACTGCACAGCACAATGCCATCACCAACAACATAGCCAATGCAGACACGCCCAACTACAAAAAGAAAACGGTAGAGTTTCAGGAAGAGCTGAGACGGATCGTTGAGAATGGCAAAACAGATCAGCTCGCCATGAAGCGGACTCATAACAAACACTTCCCTGTCAGTGATCCCAATTCTTCCATCGTACAGTACCGAATTGTCGAGAACAACGAAACTACGATGAACAATAACAACAATAACGTTGATATTGACAAGGAAATGGCGAATCTTTCGGAGAATCAGCTCATGTATAACTACATGGTTGATCGGGTCAGTGGACATTACAAAAAAATGAAGAATTTATTGAATGATCTGAAATAA
- the speD gene encoding adenosylmethionine decarboxylase has product MTITPEQRIQLHGFNNLTKSLSFNMYDICYTKTKDEREAYIEYIDEQYNAARLSKILNNVSDIIGAHVLNVAQQDYVPQGASVTMLVSEGPIVEIPEESLDESPGPLPDNVVMQLDKSHITVHTYPEFHPSEGISTFRADIDVSTCGEISPLKALNYLIHSFDTDIMTMDYRVRGFTRDTSGRKLFIDHEIGSIQNYIPDEIKSSFDMIDVNVYQENIFHTKCKLREFDLDNYLFGYTKDKLSKKEQQEITEWLKLEMDEIYYGKNINRPS; this is encoded by the coding sequence ATGACAATTACGCCAGAGCAGCGCATTCAACTGCATGGATTTAACAACCTGACCAAGTCGCTAAGCTTTAATATGTACGATATCTGTTATACCAAAACCAAAGACGAACGCGAAGCTTACATTGAATATATTGATGAACAGTATAACGCCGCCCGGCTGAGTAAAATTCTGAACAACGTCTCTGACATCATCGGAGCCCACGTTCTTAATGTTGCCCAGCAGGATTACGTGCCTCAAGGTGCGAGTGTGACGATGCTTGTCTCGGAAGGTCCGATTGTGGAGATCCCTGAAGAATCACTCGATGAATCTCCCGGCCCTCTGCCCGATAACGTTGTCATGCAGCTGGATAAAAGCCATATCACTGTGCACACCTACCCTGAATTTCATCCTAGTGAAGGTATTAGTACCTTCCGTGCGGACATTGATGTCTCCACCTGTGGTGAGATCTCACCGCTTAAGGCGCTGAATTATCTGATCCACTCATTTGATACGGACATTATGACGATGGATTACCGGGTGCGTGGTTTTACGCGGGATACGAGCGGACGCAAGCTGTTCATTGACCATGAGATCGGCTCGATTCAGAATTATATTCCGGACGAGATCAAGAGCAGCTTTGACATGATTGACGTGAACGTCTATCAGGAGAATATTTTTCACACCAAATGTAAACTGAGGGAATTTGATCTCGACAATTATCTGTTTGGGTACACCAAGGATAAGCTCAGCAAAAAGGAACAACAGGAGATTACGGAGTGGCTGAAGCTGGAGATGGACGAGATCTATTACGGCAAAAATATTAATCGTCCCTCTTAA
- a CDS encoding DUF1273 domain-containing protein, which yields MKNLLITGYRAHELQIFGQKHEGIPFIKKAIFSRLTPLVEDGLEWVLTPGQYGVDLWACEVVIDLKKTYPHLKLSIITAFQNPEEQWKEDKQEYYRSILSGVDYYGAISNQPYIGPWQFTARDDLLLRKSDGLLLVYDEDAGEGSPRFVKEKAVKKQQNEDYTIISVTSEDIQSVAEDERMNDVIDFDDSSF from the coding sequence CTGAAAAACCTGTTAATCACCGGTTACCGGGCACATGAATTGCAGATTTTTGGACAGAAACATGAAGGTATTCCTTTTATCAAAAAAGCCATCTTTTCCCGACTCACTCCCCTTGTCGAGGATGGTCTGGAATGGGTGCTGACGCCGGGACAATACGGTGTGGATCTGTGGGCCTGCGAAGTGGTGATTGATCTGAAGAAGACGTATCCACATCTGAAACTGTCGATCATCACTGCCTTTCAGAACCCGGAGGAGCAATGGAAAGAAGACAAGCAGGAGTATTACCGTTCCATCCTCTCGGGTGTGGACTATTACGGTGCGATTAGCAATCAACCTTATATCGGGCCGTGGCAGTTCACTGCACGGGATGACCTGTTGCTGCGTAAAAGCGACGGTCTTCTGCTCGTCTATGACGAAGATGCCGGGGAAGGCAGTCCCCGTTTTGTGAAGGAAAAAGCCGTGAAGAAACAGCAGAACGAGGACTATACAATCATCAGTGTCACTTCAGAGGATATTCAATCTGTAGCTGAGGATGAGCGCATGAACGATGTTATAGACTTTGATGATTCTTCATTCTGA